One window of the Bos mutus isolate GX-2022 chromosome X, NWIPB_WYAK_1.1, whole genome shotgun sequence genome contains the following:
- the LOC102271391 gene encoding ferritin heavy chain-like: MHLSLLFSDREKRSLHLPKRKEIVRQNYCPKCEATVNSHAALEFHASFQCLAMAFYLDCDDMALKHFSRFFLLCSHEHSERAENLLFLQNQRGGRICFLDIRKPETQQRESGLQAMQDVLHLEKCINQSLLNLYQLATDSSDAHLCHFLETHHLDQQVKFIKELGYVSNLSNVESLEGSLAEYVFDKLTLGDGDKKD; the protein is encoded by the exons ATGCATCTAAGTCTTTTGTTTTctgacagagaaaagagaagtttGCACTTACCCAAGAGGAAGGAAATTG TACGCCAGAACTACTGCCCCAAATGTGAGGCCACGGTCAACAGCCACGCTGCCCTGGAGTTCCACGCCTCCTTCCAGTGCCTGGCCATGGCCTTCTACCTCGACTGTGATGACATGGCCTTGAAGCACTTCTCCCGCTTCTTCCTGCTCTGCTCCCATGAGCACAGCGAGCGGGCTGAAAACCTGCTGTTCCTGCAGAACCAGCGTGGCGGCCGCATCTGCTTCCTCGACATCAGAAAGCCTGAGACCCAACAGAGGGAAAGTGGCCTCCAGGCCATGCAGGACGTCCTGCACCTGGAGAAGTGCATCAACCAGAGCCTGCTCAACCTGTACCAGCTGGCCACTGACAGCAGTGATGCCCACCTGTGCCACTTCCTGGAGACCCACCACCTGGACCAGCAGGTCAAGTTCATCAAGGAGTTGGGGTATGTCAGCAACCTGAGCAACGTGGAGTCCCTGGAAGGCAGCCTGGCAGAGTACGTCTTTGACAAGCTCACCCTGGGTGACGGCGACAAGAAGGACTAA
- the LOC102271671 gene encoding protein FAM47E, which yields MEDKKWLLGPGLLEPMPLGMNCKPWYKDKLPSKCFAKHKKALLKFPTYLDSRQWVFVKEGLDDFRKGCPPCKDLITRGPNEGFLPVIAHRVPQHAPPKKKLPAEAEVFSTLSSAQQARKAFVEEIEAHLTKHPLALCPKLKEDLPADLLLKVLEVLDPDRKLEDLWAYCLGPKRKKKYPKKLRKKSPAMVQLEPVKEAPVSHPANLYYEDKKSSRKESLTDSSSNVPKGIQKFCKWVSTFGDLRIDEQFIMKLCEVGCDCPPTHNKARMKKISQVSSKVRFGIRIGKMEAKNFSMEEPNWERKLQKPHNPYKPDWVKIRYGAWYLQPKLWKKLINDEPLIDPKALLGGGIFGRRFPEQDILEDLYGTIAFKDFILSKGYRMPDILERLFTRKGWKYDSVKTPIHKVIKINLMGEEDAREDA from the coding sequence ATGGAAGACAAGAAGTGGCTGCTAGGGCCGGGGTTACTGGAACCGATGCCCCTGGGCATGAACTGCAAGCCCTGGTACAAAGACAAGTTACCCTCCAAGTGTTTCGCAAAGCACAAGAAGGCACTCCTGAAATTCCCCACATACCTGGACAGCCGGCAGTGGGTATTTGTGAAAGAGGGGCTGGACGACTTCCGGAAGGGCTGCCCACCTTGTAAAGATCTGATCACTCGAGGACCTAATGAGGGCTTTCTCCCCGTGATTGCTCACAGAGTTCCCCAGCATGCCCCCCCAAAGAAAAAGCTGCCAGCGGAAGCAGAGGTGTTCTCCACGCTTTCATCAGCCCAGCAAGCACGGAAGGCATTCGTGGAGGAAATCGAAGCCCACCTGACCAAGCATCCCTTGGCGCTCTGCCCAAAGCTGAAGGAAGATCTACCTGCAGACCTCTTATTAAAGGTGCTGGAAGTGCTCGATCCTGACAGAAAGCTGGAGGACTTGTGGGCTTACTGTCTGGGtcccaagagaaaaaagaagtacCCCAAAAAGCTTCGTAAAAAATCCCCTGCGATGGTCCAGCTGGAACCTGTCAAGGAGGCTCCCGTGTCACACCCAGCCAATTTATATTATGAAGACAAGAAGTCAAGCAGAAAGGAGTCACTCACTGATTCATCTTCTAATGTACCAAAAGGAATTCAGAAATTCTGCAAATGGGTTTCTACTTTCGGAGACTTGCGCATTGACGAACAGTTCATCATGAAACTGTGTGAGGTTGGCTGCGACTGCCCACCAACCCACAACAAAGCCCGCATGAAGAAAATATCCCAGGTTTCTTCAAAGGTAAGGTTCGGCATCAGGATAGGTAAAATGGAGGCGAAAAATTTCTCCATGGAGGAACCAAACTGGGAGAGGAAACTCCAGAAACCACACAATCCTTATAAACCTGACTGGGTGAAGATAAGGTATGGTGCATGGTACCTGCAGCCCAAGTTGTGGAAAAAGCTAATAAATGACGAACCTTTGATTGATCCCAAGGCCTTACTTGGAGGTGGGATTTTTGGAAGGAGGTTTCCTGAACAGGACATTCTTGAAGATCTTTATGGAACAATTGCATTTAAAGATTTCATTCTAAGCAAGGGCTACCGGATGCCAGACATCCTTGAGAGGTTGTTCACCAGGAAGGGATGGAAATATGATTCTGTTAAGACTCCTATACACAAAGTGATAAAAATCAACTTAATGGGAGAAGAAGATGCACGGGAAGATGCTTAG